From a single Lewinella sp. LCG006 genomic region:
- a CDS encoding tyrosinase family protein translates to MRTNLLKKGAGLLAILLVAIAAFGQSPRLQTATKSALYVRKNAASLEAKEDLEAMARAFKIMRAMTCEDSRSWYYQGAIHNIPHEIIGANKICAMYETDKEKLFAWGDCTHTKTEASSLHFLLWHRMYTWHLEQIVRELSGKADFAMPYWNYGSEVLSDNQLPAIFTDTKGSLFASARYSLLNNGKPIDDTTRMDLKEELDRLAITHGFAGKEGFSQQLEAAPHGLMHDYIGADGKETFFNPIFQKEMSGLMANVPSAGFDPVFWLHHSMVDRIWTQWDQSAYGERPTLKHLKVQPWEYNFIQPNGNEVTYTLDEVYAIVFNPDYVYDDMQAPVLAAVPNDQMSDMSRGMLGQDPPKERVIWKQQVDKVITDQQVIGQPKALLQQARNFTKSERSLETKPLLLRLDVSVYKEIGDYYKVYIHYPSGKKADQYIGMMTFFGVSHVHDLGELHSFEEEGADLSFTYRVPGSLLADGEPFEVKFIKRGQGAGSVTLESITLSAQE, encoded by the coding sequence ATGAGAACCAACCTATTAAAAAAAGGAGCAGGTTTACTCGCGATTTTATTGGTCGCGATTGCTGCTTTTGGTCAAAGCCCAAGACTTCAAACCGCTACAAAATCAGCATTGTATGTCCGAAAAAATGCGGCTTCTCTGGAAGCCAAAGAAGACTTGGAGGCCATGGCCAGGGCCTTTAAAATTATGCGAGCGATGACTTGCGAGGATAGCCGCTCCTGGTATTACCAGGGAGCTATTCACAATATTCCTCACGAAATTATTGGTGCTAATAAAATTTGCGCCATGTACGAAACGGATAAGGAGAAATTATTCGCCTGGGGTGATTGTACCCACACCAAGACGGAAGCATCAAGCCTGCACTTCTTGCTTTGGCACCGAATGTATACCTGGCATTTGGAACAGATCGTTCGCGAGCTTTCCGGGAAAGCCGATTTTGCCATGCCTTACTGGAATTATGGTAGCGAGGTGCTTTCCGATAATCAGCTGCCTGCTATTTTTACGGATACGAAAGGTTCGTTGTTCGCGAGTGCAAGATACAGCCTACTCAATAATGGAAAACCCATTGATGACACCACCAGAATGGACCTCAAGGAAGAGCTTGATCGTTTGGCCATAACCCACGGATTTGCGGGCAAGGAGGGTTTTAGTCAGCAATTGGAGGCGGCTCCTCATGGGCTCATGCACGATTACATTGGGGCCGATGGAAAAGAAACCTTTTTCAATCCTATTTTCCAAAAAGAAATGTCGGGCCTGATGGCCAACGTCCCTTCAGCAGGTTTTGATCCCGTCTTCTGGTTGCATCACAGTATGGTTGATCGTATCTGGACACAATGGGATCAATCAGCTTATGGCGAAAGGCCTACCTTGAAGCATCTCAAAGTACAACCCTGGGAGTATAACTTTATTCAACCCAACGGCAATGAAGTGACCTACACGCTTGACGAAGTATACGCCATTGTGTTCAATCCAGACTATGTCTACGACGATATGCAAGCCCCGGTATTAGCTGCTGTACCAAATGATCAGATGTCTGATATGTCAAGAGGTATGCTGGGGCAAGACCCTCCCAAAGAAAGGGTCATCTGGAAACAGCAAGTAGATAAGGTGATTACGGATCAGCAAGTGATTGGACAACCGAAAGCACTACTTCAGCAAGCTCGTAATTTCACCAAGTCGGAAAGAAGTCTGGAAACAAAACCACTGCTACTGAGACTAGATGTTTCCGTTTATAAAGAAATAGGCGACTATTATAAGGTATACATCCATTACCCAAGCGGTAAAAAAGCGGATCAATACATTGGTATGATGACCTTCTTCGGCGTCAGTCACGTACATGATCTCGGGGAGCTTCATTCTTTTGAAGAAGAAGGTGCTGACCTTAGTTTTACCTACCGTGTTCCTGGCAGCTTGCTGGCGGATGGAGAGCCTTTTGAAGTCAAATTCATAAAGCGAGGTCAGGGTGCTGGAAGTGTAACACTGGAATCTATTACCTTGTCTGCTCAGGAATAG
- a CDS encoding energy transducer TonB, translating into MLNLNFSGTEVLLGTGMILLLLLGLVLLGRRLFRHPGSSKKATAGSRTKYPSVDVFRYQPVFLRLGLVCSLAFTFLAFNWTQFTAPSPNIIGAGEYWDDEIDNAPPITNHPPPPPPPPPPPKFEAVVDPNIVDTLTFRSGDIGGNTPVAPSTISRPIPPKYIPPPPPIVDNGPDLVIIAEKMPVFGDCAGMEDEASKRQCSDRAIMAFIGQHVRYPAIAKENGVSGTAVIRFVVEKDGSLTQIEIVRDPGATLGQEAQRVVQLMADSAPKWSPGKQQGRPVRVQFNLPVRFKLE; encoded by the coding sequence ATGCTGAATTTAAACTTCAGTGGTACCGAGGTACTGCTTGGGACGGGTATGATCCTACTCCTGCTCTTGGGTTTGGTTTTGCTAGGTCGACGATTATTCCGACATCCTGGTTCTTCTAAAAAAGCTACCGCAGGTTCCCGTACCAAATACCCCTCTGTGGATGTATTCCGCTACCAACCTGTTTTTCTGCGCTTGGGCTTGGTCTGCTCCCTCGCCTTTACTTTTTTGGCGTTCAACTGGACCCAGTTTACGGCTCCCAGCCCCAATATTATTGGCGCAGGGGAATATTGGGATGATGAAATCGACAATGCCCCGCCGATCACTAACCATCCTCCTCCCCCACCACCGCCGCCGCCACCTCCAAAATTTGAGGCTGTCGTTGATCCGAACATTGTTGACACCCTCACTTTCCGGAGTGGAGACATTGGCGGCAATACGCCCGTGGCACCTTCTACCATTTCCCGGCCTATCCCACCTAAATACATCCCCCCACCTCCGCCCATCGTAGATAATGGTCCGGATCTCGTCATTATCGCCGAAAAGATGCCTGTATTTGGGGATTGTGCTGGCATGGAAGACGAAGCCAGCAAGCGCCAATGCTCCGATCGTGCGATCATGGCATTTATTGGCCAGCACGTTCGCTATCCGGCCATCGCTAAAGAAAACGGCGTGAGCGGCACTGCCGTGATCCGGTTTGTCGTGGAAAAAGACGGATCTCTCACCCAGATTGAAATTGTTCGTGATCCAGGAGCCACCCTCGGGCAAGAAGCCCAAAGAGTAGTACAATTGATGGCCGATAGTGCCCCGAAATGGTCGCCGGGCAAACAACAGGGCCGCCCGGTACGGGTGCAGTTTAATTTGCCGGTGAGGTTTAAGTTGGAATAA
- a CDS encoding DJ-1/PfpI family protein → MKNSAVINIGVPIYEAVDSLDTMGAFQVFYLLDGGTNIRPFLITEDGAPITSLEGVTITPKYSFANCPPLDVIFVPGAAGYPNGFPDSGTKKKDKKMMDMPSLVHPGQPYLNFLAEKAKHASWITGVCTGTILLAATGLLDGRRATTHWAFKNSLALFPHVTVADGYPRYVIDGNVITGGGISSTIDCGLAIGTLIAGAQAAKNAQLIMQYAPNPPYQVGNPDLADIPTMATVSVNMKTTIDKTAQTVASFLDQAQ, encoded by the coding sequence ATGAAAAATAGCGCAGTAATTAACATTGGTGTACCCATCTACGAAGCCGTCGATTCTTTAGATACCATGGGAGCTTTTCAGGTATTCTATTTGTTGGATGGTGGAACAAACATAAGGCCCTTCCTCATCACTGAAGACGGAGCACCCATTACCAGCCTTGAAGGCGTGACGATAACACCAAAGTATTCCTTTGCAAATTGCCCACCTTTGGATGTGATTTTTGTTCCGGGAGCTGCAGGTTATCCAAATGGCTTTCCGGATAGCGGGACAAAGAAGAAGGACAAGAAGATGATGGATATGCCTTCCCTTGTTCATCCTGGACAGCCTTACTTGAATTTTTTAGCCGAAAAAGCTAAACATGCCAGCTGGATAACTGGGGTCTGCACCGGTACTATTTTACTTGCCGCCACAGGTTTGCTGGATGGCCGAAGGGCTACTACACATTGGGCGTTTAAAAATTCCTTGGCATTATTCCCCCATGTAACAGTTGCTGATGGATATCCTCGTTATGTTATTGATGGCAATGTGATCACTGGTGGTGGAATCTCTTCCACCATTGATTGTGGCTTAGCCATTGGTACATTGATTGCAGGAGCACAGGCGGCAAAGAATGCCCAACTGATCATGCAGTACGCACCCAATCCGCCTTATCAGGTAGGTAACCCTGATTTGGCTGACATCCCTACGATGGCAACGGTGAGTGTCAATATGAAGACCACGATCGATAAGACGGCTCAAACGGTAGCTTCATTTTTAGATCAAGCACAATAA
- a CDS encoding ABC transporter ATP-binding protein: MLNLENISKVYRTDTIETLALNTINLKIEKGEFLSIMGPSGCGKSTLLNIMGLIDEPSEGRVVVANQTVADYNSKATARFRNQHLGFIFQSFHLINDLSVLDNVELPLLYRKVSSKERRRLAEEALEQVGLHNRMHHFPSQLSGGQKQRVAIARAIVGRPEIILADEPTGNLDSVMGNEIMDILLRLNEQEGTTIVMVTHDERMAQRTHRLVRLFDGSQVQ; this comes from the coding sequence ATGCTGAATCTGGAAAACATCAGTAAAGTTTACCGCACGGACACGATTGAAACCCTTGCGTTGAACACCATCAACCTGAAGATTGAAAAAGGAGAATTCCTTTCCATCATGGGACCTTCGGGTTGTGGCAAAAGCACCCTGCTCAATATCATGGGCCTCATCGATGAGCCCAGCGAGGGTCGGGTCGTGGTGGCTAACCAAACGGTTGCCGACTACAATAGCAAAGCGACGGCGCGATTTCGCAACCAGCACCTGGGCTTTATCTTTCAAAGCTTCCATCTCATCAACGACCTATCTGTACTCGACAATGTAGAGCTCCCCTTGCTTTACCGCAAGGTGAGTAGCAAGGAACGCCGCCGCCTGGCCGAAGAAGCCCTCGAACAAGTAGGTCTTCACAACCGGATGCATCATTTCCCCAGCCAGCTCTCGGGGGGCCAGAAGCAAAGGGTAGCCATCGCGCGGGCCATCGTAGGCCGACCAGAAATCATCCTCGCCGATGAGCCCACTGGTAACCTGGACAGCGTCATGGGCAACGAAATCATGGACATTCTCTTGCGTCTCAACGAGCAAGAAGGAACCACCATCGTGATGGTCACCCACGACGAGCGTATGGCCCAACGCACCCACCGTCTGGTACGCCTCTTCGACGGTAGCCAAGTGCAATAA
- a CDS encoding tyrosinase family protein, translated as MKKKRLRIRYSVRQLQEMYENNNKAPLEKLMKAWAGIKALPPDDPNSFFVIGGYHGEPFVGAGWGNASYWGGYCNHGNVLFPTWHRVYMMKLEEALQSIEGCEDVMMAYWDETSEASIKEGIPWALTDEFFPRDSKTPNPLRSFVFPTNITDNINGDNPNYSKPAGYETVRYPLSGLVGTEADRAATQCHNANFPNYKENVKTLNDNVVAWLNTFITVNGQKFPTDVKHKYEACLYAPNYTVFSNTTSAAEWNSKLSSTGDKGNVVVPLESPHNSIHLAVGGYDAPGYDRSPIPGANGDMGENDTAGLDPIFFFHHCNVDRMFWVWQKLNGHTNELDIIKYYPGTNSVDSQGPTPGTTPNSWLTMDSPLDPFTLKENGKERPYTSRDCINIEQQLGFTYSPGSLDDGKLKKRNSTPRKASKIVEITNINRAALNGSFVVTAVANIDGKKQVIGHEAVLSRWSVKNCANCQTHLEVKAHFELPEVVKPMIMLSNASIAEEDRHTAGVELMTRRQTNNRPQRISVSVK; from the coding sequence ATGAAAAAGAAAAGATTGCGCATCCGCTATTCTGTTCGCCAGTTACAGGAAATGTATGAAAACAATAACAAGGCACCCCTTGAAAAATTGATGAAAGCATGGGCTGGAATCAAAGCTTTACCCCCTGATGATCCCAATTCGTTTTTTGTGATTGGAGGGTATCATGGAGAGCCCTTCGTAGGGGCTGGCTGGGGCAATGCATCTTACTGGGGTGGTTACTGCAATCACGGCAATGTTCTGTTTCCCACATGGCATCGTGTTTATATGATGAAACTTGAGGAAGCGCTACAAAGTATAGAAGGTTGTGAAGATGTGATGATGGCCTACTGGGATGAAACCAGTGAAGCGTCTATCAAGGAAGGCATTCCCTGGGCCTTAACCGATGAGTTTTTCCCTCGGGATAGTAAGACACCCAATCCATTGAGGTCTTTTGTGTTTCCTACCAATATTACTGATAATATCAATGGCGATAATCCAAATTACAGTAAGCCTGCCGGTTATGAAACGGTACGCTATCCATTGTCGGGTTTGGTAGGTACAGAAGCGGACAGGGCTGCTACGCAATGCCATAATGCCAATTTCCCAAACTACAAGGAGAATGTTAAGACCTTGAATGATAATGTCGTAGCCTGGCTTAATACTTTCATTACGGTAAATGGGCAAAAGTTTCCTACAGATGTTAAGCACAAGTATGAAGCATGTTTGTATGCTCCCAACTATACGGTGTTTTCAAATACAACCTCAGCCGCAGAATGGAACTCAAAGTTGTCATCAACAGGAGACAAAGGCAATGTCGTTGTTCCGCTAGAGTCGCCACACAACAGTATTCATCTTGCGGTGGGGGGATACGATGCCCCTGGTTATGATCGTTCGCCCATTCCGGGAGCCAACGGCGATATGGGGGAAAACGATACGGCAGGGCTCGACCCCATCTTCTTCTTTCACCATTGTAATGTAGACCGCATGTTTTGGGTTTGGCAGAAGCTTAACGGCCATACCAACGAGCTTGATATTATCAAATATTATCCAGGAACTAATTCCGTCGATAGCCAGGGGCCAACACCGGGTACCACGCCCAATTCATGGCTGACGATGGACTCTCCACTTGATCCCTTTACGCTTAAGGAAAATGGAAAAGAACGCCCTTATACTTCGCGGGATTGCATCAATATTGAGCAGCAACTAGGGTTTACCTACAGCCCTGGTTCATTGGATGATGGCAAACTAAAAAAACGCAATTCAACACCGAGGAAGGCCTCTAAGATTGTAGAAATTACGAATATCAATCGGGCGGCCCTCAATGGTTCTTTTGTCGTCACGGCAGTCGCTAATATTGACGGTAAAAAACAGGTGATCGGCCACGAAGCGGTCTTGAGCCGTTGGAGCGTAAAGAATTGTGCGAATTGCCAAACCCACCTTGAAGTTAAAGCTCATTTCGAATTGCCGGAGGTGGTCAAGCCGATGATTATGCTGAGTAATGCCAGTATTGCAGAAGAGGATCGCCATACCGCCGGGGTGGAGTTGATGACGAGAAGACAAACGAACAATCGACCGCAGCGCATTAGCGTGAGTGTAAAGTAA
- a CDS encoding efflux RND transporter periplasmic adaptor subunit gives MDRNIDEKKIQQQRRKNWGRIALVILVLLAGLWGFRALLKPSARVTDFRFANIERGALESTITASGRVIPSFEQQINAPIATDITKIHLRTGTEVKPGDLILELNRSFIELDVAARRSRLDLRRNSIDLLQLELDRDLQELEYNDQIKGLQVAAAKAQLADARRLEKIGGATAEEAEEAATQLEILQLEKAKLENELNYRRKSLAGRRREVVLEANIEEQELQEMVNKMALTEVRAPGPGVITWVNENIGEQVPEGNPLVRVADLRSFQIEGSCSDRYADRIAVGQPVRVRLNGEQINGQIINILPAVANNTVEFVVSLETPDHPQLRPNMRLEIYIVTDYKGDVLKVRQGPVFKGGLRQPVFVMRGDEAVKVEVRTGISSGEYIELLTDELKTGDRIIISDTHDFEHLNSVKLE, from the coding sequence ATGGATCGAAATATAGACGAAAAGAAAATTCAACAGCAGCGCCGCAAAAACTGGGGCCGAATAGCCTTGGTTATCTTGGTTTTACTGGCAGGGTTATGGGGTTTTCGAGCACTACTCAAGCCTAGTGCCAGGGTCACCGATTTTCGTTTTGCCAATATCGAGCGTGGTGCCTTAGAGAGTACCATTACCGCTTCAGGACGCGTGATACCTTCTTTTGAGCAGCAGATCAACGCCCCTATCGCGACGGATATTACCAAAATTCACCTCCGCACGGGTACGGAAGTCAAACCCGGTGACCTCATCCTCGAACTCAACCGCTCCTTTATCGAATTGGATGTAGCCGCTCGCCGGAGCCGCCTGGATTTGCGTCGCAACTCTATTGATTTACTACAATTAGAGCTGGATCGCGATTTGCAAGAATTGGAGTACAATGATCAAATCAAAGGCTTGCAAGTTGCTGCTGCCAAGGCGCAGTTGGCGGATGCCCGGCGTTTAGAAAAAATTGGGGGGGCTACGGCCGAAGAAGCGGAAGAAGCGGCCACCCAATTGGAGATTCTGCAACTGGAAAAAGCCAAGCTCGAAAACGAACTCAACTACCGCCGCAAAAGTCTGGCGGGCCGCCGCCGGGAAGTGGTTCTCGAAGCCAATATTGAGGAACAGGAATTGCAAGAAATGGTCAACAAGATGGCGCTTACCGAAGTGCGCGCACCTGGCCCTGGAGTTATCACCTGGGTCAATGAGAACATAGGTGAACAGGTGCCGGAAGGTAACCCCCTCGTACGTGTTGCCGACTTGCGTAGCTTCCAAATCGAAGGCAGTTGTTCAGACCGCTACGCGGATCGTATCGCCGTGGGGCAGCCCGTGAGGGTTCGGCTCAATGGCGAGCAGATCAATGGCCAAATTATCAACATCCTCCCCGCCGTTGCCAACAATACGGTAGAGTTTGTCGTCAGCCTCGAAACACCCGATCATCCTCAATTACGGCCTAACATGCGGCTTGAAATTTACATCGTCACCGACTATAAGGGCGATGTGCTGAAAGTCCGCCAGGGCCCCGTTTTCAAAGGAGGACTCCGCCAACCTGTATTTGTGATGCGGGGCGATGAAGCCGTAAAAGTAGAGGTTCGTACGGGCATCAGTAGTGGAGAATACATTGAACTATTGACCGATGAACTTAAGACCGGTGATCGGATCATCATCAGCGACACCCATGATTTTGAGCACCTCAATAGCGTGAAGTTGGAATAA
- a CDS encoding multicopper oxidase domain-containing protein, protein MKLLKVPCCCLCFLLIFTWAHGQQQHLIIGRTTGELLLKVEKIRVFGFTNTLSGQVTLPGTSIEVMTGDSVLIDFWNISQGNPHVIFMDSIPLVRTTSDGVLAEEKAVYHMDHGYYHFTAPAPGTYLYYCSENFPFNLRAGMFGVMIVRPKAAPQEEGQEFLWCSFEMDPVWQELALLEAENTPQPNERPIYQPQHFLLNGKPFKETEPLALSEGKSKEPILIRLVNAGHWQQEISFPKGLRLQLLGERKTLLKTKHQQQLVLAPRETCELLLELPPVKKKRRIKYIFRDPETGRMKHRAFLAIY, encoded by the coding sequence ATGAAGCTATTAAAAGTGCCATGCTGCTGCCTGTGTTTCCTGTTAATTTTTACATGGGCACATGGGCAGCAGCAACATTTGATCATAGGACGGACCACCGGAGAACTTTTACTCAAAGTTGAAAAGATTCGGGTGTTTGGGTTTACCAATACCCTTTCAGGGCAAGTCACGCTGCCGGGGACAAGCATTGAGGTGATGACTGGAGATAGCGTTCTGATTGATTTTTGGAACATCTCTCAAGGCAATCCCCACGTCATTTTTATGGACAGTATTCCCTTGGTGAGAACAACCAGTGATGGCGTATTAGCCGAAGAGAAAGCAGTGTACCACATGGACCACGGTTATTATCATTTTACCGCACCTGCACCGGGAACTTACCTCTATTATTGTTCGGAAAACTTTCCCTTTAATTTACGAGCAGGCATGTTTGGGGTGATGATTGTCCGGCCGAAAGCAGCACCACAGGAGGAAGGGCAGGAGTTTTTGTGGTGTAGCTTCGAAATGGATCCCGTTTGGCAGGAATTGGCCCTTTTGGAAGCCGAAAATACCCCGCAACCTAACGAACGGCCCATTTACCAACCTCAGCATTTTCTCCTTAACGGAAAGCCTTTTAAGGAAACGGAACCATTAGCGTTGAGTGAAGGAAAAAGCAAGGAACCCATTTTGATTCGCCTGGTAAATGCAGGGCACTGGCAACAGGAAATTAGTTTCCCTAAAGGCCTTAGGCTTCAGCTCCTGGGCGAGAGGAAAACCTTGCTTAAAACCAAGCATCAACAACAGCTGGTTTTAGCTCCGAGAGAAACGTGCGAATTGCTACTTGAGCTTCCCCCTGTCAAGAAAAAACGCCGAATAAAGTATATCTTCCGAGACCCTGAGACGGGACGAATGAAACACCGAGCTTTTCTGGCAATTTATTAA
- a CDS encoding alpha/beta fold hydrolase: MASTKVSFTNNTGYTLAASLELPVNQHPVAFAIFAHCFTCSKNLTAVRNISRALHQGGIAVLRFDFTGLGESEGEFADTNFTSNVADLEAAAAFLETHYQAPALLIGHSLGGAAVIHVADRLPSVKAVVTIGAPHDPAHVNHLFSEEAPKIVKEGEAEVSIGGRSFKVKKQFLEDIKAHSQEEKIKHLKRALLILHSPQDLTVPIENAAKIYLEAKHPKSFVTLDGADHLMSRKEDSQYAGQIIATWVQRYLEVPQKEKLASDRDVVVRLGQEGFTTEVMVRHHSLSADEPAEVGGNDFGPTPYELLCASLGACTAMTMQMYARRKKWDLQEVKVHLSHRKDYTEDMNNPEHGQSKIDYFDRLIEMEGNLDESQKAKLMEIADKCPVHRTLHSDVVVKTELKG, from the coding sequence ATGGCCAGTACCAAAGTTTCCTTTACCAATAATACCGGTTACACCTTAGCAGCGAGTTTGGAGCTCCCCGTGAACCAGCACCCGGTGGCTTTTGCCATTTTTGCGCATTGTTTTACTTGCAGTAAAAACCTCACGGCGGTGCGGAACATCAGCCGGGCTTTGCATCAGGGGGGGATAGCGGTCTTGCGTTTTGATTTTACTGGACTGGGCGAAAGCGAAGGGGAATTTGCGGACACCAACTTCACCTCCAACGTCGCTGATCTGGAGGCTGCTGCTGCTTTTTTGGAAACCCATTATCAGGCACCAGCACTACTTATTGGGCATTCGTTGGGTGGGGCCGCGGTGATTCACGTGGCAGATCGGCTACCTTCGGTGAAGGCGGTGGTGACGATTGGCGCACCGCACGATCCCGCTCACGTTAATCATCTTTTTAGCGAAGAAGCTCCAAAAATTGTCAAGGAGGGTGAAGCCGAAGTTAGCATCGGCGGCCGCTCCTTTAAGGTGAAGAAGCAGTTTCTGGAAGATATCAAAGCGCACAGCCAGGAAGAAAAAATCAAGCATCTCAAGCGGGCGCTGTTGATCTTACATTCCCCGCAAGACCTTACCGTTCCTATTGAGAACGCAGCAAAAATATACCTGGAGGCCAAGCACCCCAAAAGTTTCGTTACCCTTGATGGTGCCGACCACCTGATGAGTCGCAAGGAGGACTCCCAGTACGCAGGTCAAATCATTGCTACCTGGGTGCAACGCTATCTGGAGGTTCCGCAAAAGGAAAAACTGGCGAGTGACCGCGATGTCGTCGTGCGACTAGGGCAGGAAGGCTTCACTACCGAAGTCATGGTTCGCCATCACAGCCTCTCCGCCGACGAGCCCGCAGAGGTGGGAGGGAATGATTTTGGCCCCACTCCCTACGAGCTGCTTTGCGCCAGCCTGGGAGCTTGCACCGCCATGACCATGCAAATGTATGCCCGTCGTAAAAAGTGGGACCTGCAGGAAGTAAAAGTGCACCTCAGTCACCGTAAGGACTACACCGAGGACATGAATAATCCGGAGCATGGTCAGAGCAAAATTGACTACTTTGATCGCCTCATCGAAATGGAAGGTAACCTGGATGAATCCCAAAAAGCCAAGCTGATGGAAATTGCTGACAAATGCCCCGTGCACCGAACCTTGCACAGTGATGTGGTGGTGAAGACGGAATTGAAGGGTTGA
- a CDS encoding TolC family protein, with the protein MKFLLPIILFAFLLPSTVAHAQAVDSLSLDEFLRLAQTLSLRKQAAERDQQLANLDYQIFRAGLKPQLTLNANIPNYLKTFSEITQPDGTIRFEAVQNNNSALGLDLRQRIAATGGQLFLQTNLQRFDDFESDFSIYNGLPFRLGIMQPIFAYNPFKWERQLAPLRVAEAEANYQLDLEIIREEVTRLFFDLLMAGQESRIADTNFVANERLYAIAEERYELGKISRRDLLQLELEKISAQRAQINATQAVRQASAAVAVYLGQQPDEHSYLASTPEVHVAVDITHDQAMAWARAKRPEWLAFQRRLLEARQASDQARREGGPELSLVGAVGRVRSGTELATIYQEALPEAFLELQISVPILDGGRRRHQRERAEVLQSFAQASIAREQLTLENDVRTSVQQFLSLQEELKLATRLRELAAERFRITTESYILGAIPLSDLTLAQREKDQAARTYSDTQRAYWLAYASLRQLTLENI; encoded by the coding sequence ATGAAATTTTTATTACCCATCATCCTGTTTGCTTTTTTGCTCCCTTCTACGGTTGCTCATGCGCAGGCCGTCGACTCCCTATCGCTGGATGAATTTCTGAGGCTTGCCCAGACGCTATCGCTGCGCAAGCAGGCCGCTGAGCGTGATCAGCAATTGGCCAACCTGGATTACCAAATTTTTCGGGCCGGTCTGAAACCCCAACTCACGCTCAACGCCAACATCCCCAACTACCTCAAAACCTTCAGTGAAATCACCCAACCTGATGGTACCATCCGATTCGAAGCTGTACAAAACAACAATTCTGCGCTGGGGCTCGACCTGCGCCAGCGGATAGCCGCTACGGGAGGGCAGCTGTTTTTACAAACCAACCTCCAAAGATTTGACGATTTTGAATCCGACTTCAGCATTTACAATGGTCTTCCTTTTCGGCTGGGAATTATGCAGCCCATTTTTGCTTACAACCCATTCAAGTGGGAACGGCAGCTGGCACCCTTACGTGTTGCCGAAGCCGAAGCCAATTACCAACTCGATCTGGAAATCATTCGCGAAGAAGTCACCCGACTGTTTTTTGATTTGCTAATGGCAGGGCAGGAGAGTCGTATTGCGGATACCAACTTCGTAGCCAATGAAAGGCTTTACGCTATAGCGGAAGAACGCTACGAATTAGGTAAAATTAGCCGCCGCGACCTCCTGCAACTTGAGCTGGAAAAGATCTCCGCACAACGCGCTCAAATCAACGCCACACAAGCCGTCCGACAAGCCTCGGCAGCCGTAGCAGTCTATTTGGGCCAACAGCCTGATGAGCATTCCTACCTCGCTAGTACCCCGGAAGTTCATGTAGCAGTAGACATCACCCACGATCAAGCCATGGCTTGGGCGCGCGCCAAACGCCCCGAGTGGCTGGCTTTCCAGCGCCGCCTTCTGGAAGCTCGCCAGGCCAGCGACCAGGCCCGACGTGAAGGAGGCCCGGAGCTGTCTCTGGTAGGTGCAGTAGGACGCGTGCGCAGTGGTACCGAGTTGGCTACTATTTATCAGGAGGCACTACCAGAAGCTTTTCTGGAATTACAGATCAGCGTCCCTATCCTTGATGGCGGCCGCCGCCGACACCAACGCGAACGCGCGGAGGTGCTACAATCTTTTGCGCAAGCATCCATCGCTCGCGAACAACTGACACTGGAGAACGATGTCCGTACCAGCGTCCAGCAATTCCTAAGTCTACAAGAGGAGCTGAAGCTGGCAACTCGCTTGCGAGAATTAGCCGCAGAACGTTTCCGCATCACCACCGAAAGTTATATTCTGGGAGCCATTCCGCTCTCCGACCTTACCCTGGCCCAACGCGAGAAAGACCAGGCTGCTCGTACTTATTCCGATACCCAACGTGCTTACTGGTTGGCTTATGCCAGCCTGCGGCAGTTGACCTTGGAGAATATATAA